AGATTTCACCAATCGCAGTAGTAGCGCTCGTATCACTTGCGTCTGCTGCCAGCATGGGCATTTTCTTTATATGGAACTCCACTTCAATAGTTATTCCAACTGCAACAGACGGCATATGGCTGTTCCTCTACGGACTTGTAAGTCAGGCCACAGGCTGGCTGCTCATTTCTCGCGGGCTGCCAAATATCTCAACCTCGCAGGCAGGATTAACAATTCTCATCATGCCTACACTCTCCTTCATCTGGGATATTCTCTTTTTTGCCCGACCAGCAGGTATTATGGAGCTTGCAGGTGGCATTCTCGCATTAACCGCTATCTGGCTCGGAACCTCTTCACAGGCAGGAGCTAAAGAATAAGGCTATTAACGCCCCGCGAAAATCGCCCCTGAAAGTTTTAGAAGGCAAATCAAAACTACTGCGTTCTGTGCCGAAACATAACAGCGGCGGCGGGCATAGTTACGGCAGAGATTATAAGCAACGGCCATATATAATGCCATATTGTGGATAGCTCCGCTCCCATGAGAAAGATATCTCGCAAAGCCTGCACTACGTATCTGAGAGGATTAACAAGCGTACCATTTTGCAACCACTGCGGCATGTTACTTATAGGTGTAGTAAACCCGCCAAGTAATACTGATGGCATAATAAAGACAAACGCACCGAGTAAACCTTGCTGCATTGTCACGGATATGGATGAAATAAACAGCCCCACTCCAACAACTGCTATCAAAAATGCTAAAAGTACGATGACAAGCGCAACAATTGAACCCCTGAACGGCACATCAAACCAGTAGGCTGCTGCGAGAGACAGTATTGTTGCGTCCATCAGTCCAAAAAATACACATGGCACGGCTTTACCAATTAAGATTTCTGCTGGTTGAAACGGTGAGACGAGAAGTTGATCAAATGTGCCAAACTCTCGCTCCCGTGCCACAGAAAGCGCAGACAAAAGCATAACAATAACCATGCTTATTATCCCACCCAAAGACGAAACAATATACCAACGCGTTTCCATATTTCTATTGAACCATGAACGCTGAATAAGCGAAATACGGGGGCTGGTGGAGACAAACCTGGCCTGTAGAGACTCGCCATACTGTTCTGTTATCTCTTGCACATAGCCAAGGGCAACAGACGCAACGTTGGAATTGCGTCCGTCAGCTATGACCTGTAGGACTGCCGGTTCATGATTACGAACCCTGTCTGCAAAATCAGTGGGAATATGAAGCACGAGCCGCACTGCTCTATTATTAATCAATTCTGGGACCTGTGCTGTTGTGTCCAGCATACCCACCAGTGAAAAATGTGGCGACCCGCTGAATCTACTCAATAATGAACGAGAGAGCACAGTATTCGACTCATCCAACACAGCATACTCCACATTTTGCAGATCAAACGTTGCAGAATAGCTGAAGACAAAAAACTGTATTAACGGCGGTACGATGATTACAAAACGACTTTTGGGATCAATCAGAATCAGTAAGAACTCTTTCACGATAAGTGTAGCAATCCGCTGGAGTATTTCGATCATTGCGGCAACCTTCGTCCTAATTTTTTACGGGCGGCTACGAGCAAAACAATACTCATTATAACCAGTACAAAGCTAGCGGGGAGCAGCACAGACCACACATTACCTGCC
This sequence is a window from Halodesulfovibrio aestuarii DSM 17919 = ATCC 29578. Protein-coding genes within it:
- a CDS encoding ABC transporter permease, with amino-acid sequence MIEILQRIATLIVKEFLLILIDPKSRFVIIVPPLIQFFVFSYSATFDLQNVEYAVLDESNTVLSRSLLSRFSGSPHFSLVGMLDTTAQVPELINNRAVRLVLHIPTDFADRVRNHEPAVLQVIADGRNSNVASVALGYVQEITEQYGESLQARFVSTSPRISLIQRSWFNRNMETRWYIVSSLGGIISMVIVMLLSALSVAREREFGTFDQLLVSPFQPAEILIGKAVPCVFFGLMDATILSLAAAYWFDVPFRGSIVALVIVLLAFLIAVVGVGLFISSISVTMQQGLLGAFVFIMPSVLLGGFTTPISNMPQWLQNGTLVNPLRYVVQALRDIFLMGAELSTIWHYIWPLLIISAVTMPAAAVMFRHRTQ